The following proteins come from a genomic window of Synechococcus sp. BIOS-E4-1:
- a CDS encoding VIT1/CCC1 transporter family protein yields MALSLNLKSIKRSFYGSIGEIVFGMEDGVVTIFGLVAGVAISANSSTQVLLAGATGGISSAISMMCGVFLDLQSDHDQERIKDKKRFTRIQEEPRKAADHFLLKLSDAGISQQRICAIQSEIVGDKRKLIALDSAFDSQDSDTSDSPYIHACWMFISNALSALTPVIAFAFCPLATARWISLLMTLALLFILGFGRAKIGQRAIYPTVIQTVGIAGFAAAGGVMIGQLISRSFS; encoded by the coding sequence ATGGCCTTGTCTCTTAACCTGAAAAGCATAAAAAGGTCTTTCTATGGATCGATTGGAGAAATCGTGTTTGGGATGGAAGATGGAGTAGTCACCATTTTTGGACTTGTTGCCGGGGTTGCAATTTCAGCTAATAGCAGCACACAAGTTTTATTAGCAGGGGCCACAGGAGGAATATCCTCAGCCATATCGATGATGTGCGGCGTATTTCTTGATCTTCAATCCGACCATGATCAAGAGAGAATCAAAGATAAGAAACGCTTTACACGAATCCAGGAAGAGCCTAGGAAAGCAGCCGATCATTTTCTTTTGAAGCTATCGGATGCCGGGATAAGTCAACAAAGAATTTGCGCCATTCAATCCGAGATCGTTGGTGATAAAAGGAAACTGATCGCTTTGGACTCAGCATTTGATTCGCAAGATTCAGACACCTCTGATAGTCCATACATCCATGCTTGCTGGATGTTCATCTCAAATGCATTATCTGCATTGACTCCAGTGATCGCTTTTGCATTTTGCCCTCTAGCAACAGCACGCTGGATATCACTTCTGATGACGCTTGCACTCCTATTCATACTTGGATTTGGACGGGCAAAAATAGGGCAACGCGCCATCTATCCAACCGTGATACAAACCGTTGGAATTGCAGGCTTCGCAGCGGCAGGCGGAGTCATGATTGGACAGCTCATCAGCCGAAGTTTTTCATAA
- a CDS encoding DUF1651 domain-containing protein, with translation MSDAWLEDPKTHWAMRFHQQSKTLDGDVQVVVENGRPMPHSQPALIKSRIHMAYDDAVSLYEELQQIGWMHCPAFW, from the coding sequence ATGTCTGATGCCTGGCTGGAAGACCCTAAGACTCATTGGGCGATGAGGTTCCACCAGCAATCCAAAACTCTTGACGGAGATGTCCAGGTCGTCGTGGAAAACGGCAGACCCATGCCTCACAGCCAGCCTGCTCTGATCAAGTCACGCATTCATATGGCCTATGACGACGCTGTGTCTCTCTATGAGGAGCTGCAGCAGATTGGCTGGATGCACTGTCCCGCTTTCTGGTGA
- a CDS encoding SMP-30/gluconolactonase/LRE family protein, with amino-acid sequence MHQQVKVYSSECVLDVGARLAEGPHWWDERGLLIWVDIEDSRIGLFDPCRQTNRFIDTAFHVGCVVPTNEGQLLAATSDGFKIINPDSGEMVSLHNPIKDLTNHRFNDGKCDPWGRLWAGNLHYDFLPNAGSLWRLNKFLKSSRMIDGVTISNGLAWSLDRKNLYYVDTPTLHVKRFPLSESGDLAGDGEICIQIPSDWNCSPDGMTIDCNGMLWIALWNGSAVTCWDPRNGKHLATIEIPCSQVTSCCFGGTAFDKLYITTAKYDLDQESLSLMPAAGGIFIAEVDVSGLPASVFMQSQND; translated from the coding sequence ATGCATCAACAGGTCAAAGTCTATTCATCGGAATGCGTGCTTGATGTGGGAGCGCGTCTTGCCGAAGGTCCTCACTGGTGGGACGAGCGTGGGCTTTTGATTTGGGTCGATATCGAAGACTCACGCATTGGCTTGTTCGACCCTTGCCGTCAGACCAATCGTTTTATCGATACTGCTTTTCATGTGGGTTGTGTCGTGCCAACAAACGAGGGGCAATTGTTGGCTGCAACGTCGGATGGATTTAAAATAATAAATCCAGATAGCGGGGAAATGGTGTCGTTGCATAATCCAATCAAGGATCTAACTAATCATCGTTTCAATGATGGTAAGTGCGACCCTTGGGGAAGACTATGGGCCGGCAACCTTCATTATGATTTTTTGCCTAATGCTGGATCTCTCTGGAGGTTGAATAAATTTTTAAAATCTAGTCGTATGATTGATGGGGTCACTATCTCAAACGGACTTGCCTGGTCATTGGATAGAAAAAATCTATATTATGTTGACACCCCAACTCTTCATGTGAAGCGGTTCCCATTGTCCGAGAGTGGAGATTTGGCTGGTGATGGAGAGATCTGCATTCAAATACCTTCTGATTGGAATTGTTCTCCTGACGGCATGACCATTGATTGTAATGGCATGCTTTGGATTGCTCTTTGGAACGGAAGTGCTGTAACTTGTTGGGATCCAAGAAATGGAAAGCATCTGGCTACGATAGAAATTCCATGCTCGCAAGTAACCTCTTGCTGTTTTGGGGGTACGGCGTTTGACAAGCTCTACATCACAACCGCTAAATATGACCTTGATCAGGAAAGTCTATCTTTAATGCCTGCCGCTGGAGGTATTTTTATAGCAGAAGTGGATGTTTCTGGTCTGCCTGCTTCAGTGTTTATGCAGTCACAGAATGATTGA
- a CDS encoding SDR family NAD(P)-dependent oxidoreductase, with product MTRIDLSGGLVVVTGGAGSIGSAVAVQAAQAGASVAVCDTNYEAAERIAEEIRSNGGVSEGFHLDVTDATAVREIMQRSVGELGEMRGLVTAAGLLRTGPLATQTHQDWQQMMAVNVDGTFHAVQAAIPYLKAAGGSIVTMGSVSAFIGSAEGGGYTTSKGAVLSLSYAAAGELAPQGIRVNNVAPGWVDGGFTHQALEASDDPEALRKRACALHPLGRMAEPADVANAVVWLLSDQAAFITGSMLLVDGGFMIQH from the coding sequence ATGACAAGGATTGATCTCAGTGGTGGCCTGGTTGTGGTGACCGGTGGAGCAGGCTCGATCGGCAGTGCTGTTGCCGTTCAGGCAGCTCAGGCAGGAGCCAGCGTCGCCGTCTGTGACACCAATTACGAAGCTGCTGAACGCATCGCTGAAGAAATTCGCTCAAACGGTGGTGTGTCCGAGGGCTTCCACCTCGATGTCACCGATGCGACCGCCGTGAGAGAGATCATGCAGAGGTCAGTCGGAGAGCTTGGTGAAATGCGCGGCCTCGTGACCGCCGCCGGACTTTTACGCACCGGACCACTCGCGACCCAGACCCATCAAGACTGGCAACAAATGATGGCCGTCAACGTTGATGGAACATTCCATGCAGTGCAGGCCGCCATTCCCTATCTGAAAGCGGCAGGAGGCTCGATCGTGACCATGGGAAGCGTTTCGGCCTTCATCGGCTCAGCGGAGGGAGGGGGCTACACCACCTCCAAGGGTGCCGTGCTCAGCTTGAGCTACGCCGCAGCCGGGGAGTTAGCGCCGCAGGGGATTCGCGTGAACAACGTTGCACCAGGATGGGTCGACGGAGGGTTCACCCACCAGGCCTTGGAAGCTAGCGATGACCCTGAGGCTCTCAGGAAACGAGCTTGCGCACTCCACCCCCTGGGAAGGATGGCCGAACCAGCTGATGTCGCCAACGCTGTGGTGTGGCTTCTCTCTGATCAAGCCGCGTTCATCACAGGCTCAATGCTGTTGGTAGATGGCGGTTTCATGATTCAGCATTGA